The DNA segment CGCCGAGAACCGCATCCTGCGCGCCGCCACCGAGCGGTTGCTACGGCTGCCGGACGTTCCCGGTCCCGTCCGGCGGCGCCTCGCCCATCAGCGTGTACGTCTCGCCGACGCGGCGCCGCTGATACGGGGGCAGGAACTGCCGCGTTGGCAGCCGTCACGCCTCAACTCCCGCTACCGGCCCGCACTGCGGCTCGCCGAAGCCGTCCTGCGCGGAACCTCGCCGGAGCACCGGCCGGCCGGGGCCGCCCCGCTCGCCATGGACGGCTTCCTGCTCGACATGAACAAGCTGTTCGAGGACTTCGTGACCGTCGCCCTGCGCGAGGCGCTCCGGGCGTACGGCCTGACCGCGCGCCTCCAGGACCCCCATCACCTCGACGTCGCGGGTCTCGTAGGCATGCGTCCCGACCTGGTCGTCCGCACCGGTGACGGCCGTACCCCGCTCGCCGTCGTCGATGCCAAGTACAAAGTCGAGAAGGCCGACGGACTCCTCAACGCCGACCTTTACCAGGCGCTCGCGTACGCCACCGTGCTCGGTCTGCGCGAGGCGCACCTGGTGTACGCGGCCGGACGACAGCCCGAGCGCTTCCACGAGGTGCGTGGAACGGCGGCGGGGCCGGACGGACGGGGAGTGCGGATTTACCAGCACAGCCTCGATCTCTCCCGCGAACCAGAACAACTCCTCACAGCTTTCCGGGAGATCGCCGGACAACTGGCGTCCGGACGAAAGGAAGGGACCTGATGCCCCGGCTCGCCTTCGCCCAGAGCTTCTGGGACGGTTACGACACCCTGGAGAAGCCGGTCCGGGCCGGAGTGCGCAGGGCCATGGCGAAATTCCAGGCCATGAGCGCCGCCGAACTGAACGCGGACAAGGGGCTGCACCTGGAGTCCGTCCACAACGCCCGTGACCCGCGGATGCGCACCATTCGCATCACCGACTTCTGGCGCGGGGTCGTGCTCGCCCCCGACGACGGCAGCGACATGTTCCTCCTCGTCAATGTCCTGCCGCACGACGATGCCTATACCTGGGCAGCGAAGCGTCTGTACAGCGCGAACTCCGCGACACGGGCCCTGGAGGTGCGCAACGCCGTCGCCCTGGACGAGCTGACACCGCTGTACGAGACGGCCGCACGCACGGCTTCCCGGCTGCTGTTCGCGAACGTCTCCGACGGCACACTGCGTGAACTCGGCATCGATGACCAAGTACTGCGCGCCGCGCGTTCACTGGTGGACAAGGCTCAACTGGAGGCTTTCTCCACTCTGCTGCCGGAGGATCAGCTGGAGGTGCTCCAGTACCTCGCCGAGGGCTTCAGCCCGGAAGAGGTCTACCGGGATGTCGTGGCGGTACGTCGCCCCGCCGACGCGCCCGCCGAACCGGTCGAGGACCTGGCCACGGTGATCACCAACACGTCCGCCCGCATCCGACTGGTCACCGGGCCGCGGGAGTTGGAGGAGATGCTGGCGAAGCCGTTCGCTGCCTGGCGCGTCTTCCTCCACCCCTCCCAGCGGCGCGTCGCCTACCGCACCTCGTACGGCGGTCCCGTACAGGTCACCGGGGGACCCGGCACGGGCAAGACCGTGGCTGCCCTGCACCGGGTCAAGCATCTGCTCGGCCGCTCCGAGGACGGCCGCATCCTGCTCACCACGTACACGAACGCGCTCGCCGCCGGACTGCGCGAGATGCTCGGCCTGCTCCTCGACGAAGACGAGAAGCTGCTGGCGCGGGTCGATGTGACGACGGTCGACGCCTTTGCGAACGGCGTCGTGCGCGCGCACTCGGCGGCCGTGCCCAAACCGATCGGGGACCGGGAACAGCGGCAGTTGTGGGAGAAGGCGGTCAGGCAACGCGATCTGCCGTTCACGGCCCAGTTTCTGGCCCAGGAGTACCGGCACGTCGTTCTCGGCCAGAACCTCCGTGATCTCGACGGCTACCTCGGCGCGAGCCGCCGCGGCCGCGGCATCGGTCTCGGTCCCGCGCGCCGGCGGGAGGTGTGGAGCGGCGTGGAGCGGTTCGAACAGTTGCTGCGCGACCGCGGCGAGACCACGCACCTGCGCGTCTGCGCCCGCGCGGCGGAACTCCTGGCCGACGAGCCGGCTCCGTACGCCCATATCGTCGTCGATGAGGCACAAGACCTGCATCCCGCGCAGTGGCGGGTGCTGCGCGCCGCTGTCTCCCTCGGCCCCGACGACCTGTTCGTCACCGGCGACCCGCATCAGCGGATCTACGACTCCCGGGTGACGCTTGGCTCGTTGGGCATCGCCACGGTCGGCCGCAGCTTCCGGCTGCGCGTCAACTACCGCTCCACGGAGGAGATCCTGGCCTGGTCGGCCCGCCTCCTCGCACCCGTCACCGTCGACGCGCTCGAGGGCGAGGGGACGGACTCGCTGGCCGGCTACCGCTCCCTGCTCCACGGCAGCCGTCCTCGGGTCCGGGGATATGCCACCCGGCAGGAGGAGACCGAGGCACTGGTGGAGCGGGTCCGAACCCTCCTCACCGAGGGCCTCGCGCCGCACGAGATCGGTGTGTGCGCACGCTTCAACCTCGCCCTGGACACGGCCGAGGAGAAGCTGAAGGCCGCCGGCATCCCGGTGCTACGGGTCAAAGGGCAGGTCGCGCAGGGGTCCGAGGGAGTGCGGCTGGCGACGATGCACGCGATGAAGGGGCTGGAGTTCCGGGCGGTGTCCGTGCTCGGTGTCGCCGAGGGCACTGTCCCGTTCGCCCGTGAGATCACCCCACGTGAGGCGGACCCGCTCCAGCACGATGCCGACCTGCTCCGTGAGCGCTGTCTGCTCTTCGTCGCCTGCACCCGGGCTCGCGAGACCCTGAGTGTCACGTGGAGCGGGACCGCGAGCCCCTTCCTTCCGCTCGTCGCCTGATCGGCCGCCCTGCTCGGTCCTCATTCCTCCGGTGCCAGGGCGCCCGCCGCGAGACCGTCACGGGCGACCTCGGCGAGCTGCCGACTCAGCTCGTCGACCTTGCGCATTCCCTCCTCGAACGCGGACAGGGCCCGGAAGGCAGAGCCGTACCGACGCTGCTCGTCGATGCCCATACGGGGGATGCGTGAACCCCTGCCGTCAAAGCGGTAGGTGCCGCTCGCGCTCGTGGACCTGCGGACGTTGGCGGAGCTGCGCAGGAACCCCTGCAGATAGTCGGTGTCGAGCTGCTCGCTGGCCGAGACCGGCTCCGGACCGTCGTATGCCACGAGCCCGGCGCGGGCGAGATCCGCGACGCTGGTGGTGGCACCCTCCAGCGAGCCCGGCCCGCCGCCCGTTGCCAGCTCGGGCAGGAGGGCGGCGAGTCGACGGATCTGGTCCTCCAGTTCCTTGCGCAGGGCGGCGTACTCGCCGGGGTAGTCGCGGTGCCGGGAACGGAGATGGCTACCCGGTGTCAGGTCGACGGTGTCATCGAGGAGCTCGATCAGCGGTACGTCGGCAACCTGGTCGGGGCGCGGTTCCAGATCCCCGTCGGGGCTGTTGTCCGTCAGGTCGACCATGCGCACGGTGTGCTGCGTGTCCGCCCCTCCCGGGCTCTCGGGGCGCTGAAGACACCACAGATGGACAGGCAGGGCGTGCGAGGTCGCCGTACCCGGTGGCAGGGCGATCACTTGGCGCACGATGCCCCGGCGTACGAGTTCTGCACGGATGCGGCGACCTGCCTTGCGGTAAGCGACCGAAGCCGGCATGACCATGAGGACCTGGCCGCCGGCCACGGTGTGGGCGTAGGCGTGCTGGAGCCACGCGAGCTCCCCTTCGGCCTTGGACGGGGTGCCGAGGTCCCAGCGGGAGTCGAGGAGCAGTTCCTCCCGCCCCCACTCGGTCACGCCGGCCGGAGGATCGCAGACGACCAGATCC comes from the Streptomyces sp. NBC_00443 genome and includes:
- a CDS encoding UvrD-helicase domain-containing protein, which produces MPRLAFAQSFWDGYDTLEKPVRAGVRRAMAKFQAMSAAELNADKGLHLESVHNARDPRMRTIRITDFWRGVVLAPDDGSDMFLLVNVLPHDDAYTWAAKRLYSANSATRALEVRNAVALDELTPLYETAARTASRLLFANVSDGTLRELGIDDQVLRAARSLVDKAQLEAFSTLLPEDQLEVLQYLAEGFSPEEVYRDVVAVRRPADAPAEPVEDLATVITNTSARIRLVTGPRELEEMLAKPFAAWRVFLHPSQRRVAYRTSYGGPVQVTGGPGTGKTVAALHRVKHLLGRSEDGRILLTTYTNALAAGLREMLGLLLDEDEKLLARVDVTTVDAFANGVVRAHSAAVPKPIGDREQRQLWEKAVRQRDLPFTAQFLAQEYRHVVLGQNLRDLDGYLGASRRGRGIGLGPARRREVWSGVERFEQLLRDRGETTHLRVCARAAELLADEPAPYAHIVVDEAQDLHPAQWRVLRAAVSLGPDDLFVTGDPHQRIYDSRVTLGSLGIATVGRSFRLRVNYRSTEEILAWSARLLAPVTVDALEGEGTDSLAGYRSLLHGSRPRVRGYATRQEETEALVERVRTLLTEGLAPHEIGVCARFNLALDTAEEKLKAAGIPVLRVKGQVAQGSEGVRLATMHAMKGLEFRAVSVLGVAEGTVPFAREITPREADPLQHDADLLRERCLLFVACTRARETLSVTWSGTASPFLPLVA
- a CDS encoding McrC family protein; protein product: MTVSATAPVAEVSLREYGPAVSVPLGAGAGQALAVSGILQSATPDPLRNGHWLLRAGSRVGAVRMPEGPVVRIMPKTSVDRLFFLLGFSLDPARAWRDSREGTIDTGAYDDIVPALAHAVERQIDGALRQGVIQGYREVEESALVVRGRLREAEQIRRHFGRTPPVEIAYDAYTADTAENRILRAATERLLRLPDVPGPVRRRLAHQRVRLADAAPLIRGQELPRWQPSRLNSRYRPALRLAEAVLRGTSPEHRPAGAAPLAMDGFLLDMNKLFEDFVTVALREALRAYGLTARLQDPHHLDVAGLVGMRPDLVVRTGDGRTPLAVVDAKYKVEKADGLLNADLYQALAYATVLGLREAHLVYAAGRQPERFHEVRGTAAGPDGRGVRIYQHSLDLSREPEQLLTAFREIAGQLASGRKEGT
- a CDS encoding N-6 DNA methylase, translating into MTDNAASSVGPLVTGAEIARLAGVTRAAVSNWRRRYDDFPAPAGGAANSPLYALAEVQEWLDRQRKGQEVSPEVELWQAMRAVYGEQMVVGLAQVAATLAGQTGPGLPDDVAARVRELARTGSPVDLVNGLTERFMDSARRAGSDQVTPERVVRAVCHFAPELPSDATVFDPACGIGVLLLSVASEAGILCRGQELDTDSARFAQLRADLLGRSGVHIVAGDSLRADEWPDLKADLVVCDPPAGVTEWGREELLLDSRWDLGTPSKAEGELAWLQHAYAHTVAGGQVLMVMPASVAYRKAGRRIRAELVRRGIVRQVIALPPGTATSHALPVHLWCLQRPESPGGADTQHTVRMVDLTDNSPDGDLEPRPDQVADVPLIELLDDTVDLTPGSHLRSRHRDYPGEYAALRKELEDQIRRLAALLPELATGGGPGSLEGATTSVADLARAGLVAYDGPEPVSASEQLDTDYLQGFLRSSANVRRSTSASGTYRFDGRGSRIPRMGIDEQRRYGSAFRALSAFEEGMRKVDELSRQLAEVARDGLAAGALAPEE